tgtcagctattttcctgcatccagcagccacaatagtcatcggtgtactgtgagtaaaatattaattttaattgtaatttcaatattattatatgttcaagcatgtccatgcatcacttatatgtatatatctatgtaattaaacactaggcacgttttatgttgcattcacaattgttaaagtgccatgaatgttgttgtgataatttaAAGCAGTGTGCatacgttggcgtgcgtgtgatatggtgttgactatggataggacgggtagacacggcttgagatcttattTGGGACCTAGTCCTtctggtagacacggcttgagttcttcgctgggaccccgatttggttatttaagtcgaagtccgagctgagttcttcgctgggaccccaatttggttatttaagtggaagtccgagctgagttcttcgttggcacaggttggattaagagagctgtataggggatcagctcccatatatgtattgtttgacattatcgggtgtgtgagtgctctaagttacttttttgctgttatgatgtgaaaatattgccgatgttgtatttcactccacagggtgcattagctttagatagttatagagattatgattgaaattgatattttactctctgagttgaatgctcactcctgttcacctattttttccaggctacaggagaagTTCTTTTACaaagcaacctgttttcttccttgcaggtttaacgtcagttatttaattgttttaatatttttttctaaatttgaaatctagaactccgaaTGTGACAGTAACAGCGTAGACCTTGTTAGAAATcgtgttaatttaaaattttgatattaataaataaagatttatatggtatttaaataatttgttagtgatggtaacagggttgagcgagGCTCCTCTGACTTCAGTTTTTTATGGTTATCGGGTTgggttgacccgaataaaaatattttattttatttatttttatttacatgttgggcctaagttttttgggggccttggttatggatttgagaacagtaaggcttactacgggcctcgggggctttataccggctcaggtcctagtgccggtccggcccataggttgggtcgtgacaatttctGATACTTGGAATGCATCAAGGGTATCTGAAAATAGTAGGAATGACTATAATATTGACATACTTCTGAGGTGAGTCCCAGAACCCGTGCGTTTAGACCAAAATTACAATTATGAGTATTAATAGAATTTCTTAAAACCAAAGTtcttacacgaagcccataatatAAGGAGTTAAAAAATAGTTTTATTTAACTCAAAAGATGATTTTAAAGACTCAAAATCTCACCAACAAGTTAGTGGgtctttaaaattttttagtgtCAAAAAATTCTCGAATTGGTATCATTTTGAAGCTCTCAAAATGTACAACGTACTGATATActcaaatttttgagaaaaatttCAGTTTGGAAAAAATTAGTTTGGAACTAAAAATGAGCTAAAACTTTCGAAACTCGATTTACATAAACCGATAAATGATACTGCGCAAATTTGATATCTATACAATATCCATAAAGAGAAAAGCACTTTGATACAAAGAACATCGGAAATGGTGATCGAAGAAGAAAGTTATGgccagaaaaagaaaaagagtggGGGAGTTCTGCTGTCACTTTTTAAACTtttgatttgtttttttttttaatttaaaagcaAAACTATAAATTGATCTATAAACTTTTTGATCTTCCCAAACAAGTCTAAAAATTCTTTTCAACTAAgtccaattttaatttaatacatttaaaattaaataataataataataataataataataataataataataaatttaaaatatcaaaaacataaaattatagaattttacaatcaaataaattttaattaaaagttctaaaattaaattttaaaacttaaaaaaaatctcatgaaatatatttatttaataaaataatatttaatagtttaatttataaattatttattttaaaaaattttccagGTTATTACAATATTTTTGCTTTTAAgtctataaattttatgtaatGATTTAGTATAATTCTTTAATGTCACTTGATTTTGATTCTTTTAAAtagcaaaatttatattttaaaattatataataattacaaCCATGTTtatgtaatatttatattaattataaaaattattaactataatttttaaaaaatgattaaacctataattatatcaataaatgttttattaatatattattattggcctcctactaaaaaattttaaactctattgtaaaataaatattactagatcATAACAATCATAAACATAATGTGAATCATAAACGTAAGATTCAACTATTACTATAATAATGGATcttgaataaataaattctcatagatATAGAAAGTGTATCTGATGTGAAATTTTAATTGAGTCATGGTAATAATTGAGAGAGACCATTTGATTCAATAAATTGATTTCTCACTCTTGACTTTTCTTGATTCTCACACAAAACTCTAGTGATGGAAGACTTTTTTGAGATGATCATAATATCTCTGATTTTATGAAAGAGAATGTGTATGAACTTATGGGTAGAGAGATCAATTATCCTTATacaattagaattaaaatttactttaattaaagtaatccttgtaaaattagaatttatattaattaaagtaaatatcaattaatattaagctacattaaaaaaattaattttgactcaTATGATAATTTTAATTACCGAATAAAATCTTACATCTATCCCTGAATGAAATGATAACCTTAAACtacatatattaattaattaattttttaaataaagaaaaaaattaaataataattctcCCTAATTAGAAATTATTGCCCATGAAATTCTCATGCTTAATCATTTTCATAAAACTAAAGGTGGcaggaattgaaaaaaaaaaaaagaaaaagacaaaagaggattatatatatatatatatatatatgatgcttCCTCATTCATTGAGTTGAGCCGCAAAGgccataaataattaaatatgaaaattaatattCTAGTTTGATTATCACAAAATCATTTTTATAATTATGCCTTAAAAAAATcgtttttgtaattattttatctATTCAAAATCCTCCTCTATccttcatataaaaataaataaaatctatcACTTTTACCTGTAACTATACTAAATAAAATcagtattttttttccttttaaaaaacACCAATAGATTGTGTATAAAAATCTGTGCATAAATAACACCATTCCAATTTTGCGAATACATTTAATATCCTTTTAATATCATCATATAAGTaggttttttaaaaaaaatttaattcaaatttcaaattcataaatatttaaagtttgattttatatgatcatatatatataatttaacttaattttaattaaataaaataattaaatatataacaaATATATTTTGGTCATCGATTTACGTGAAACTCACTATAACAATACAATTATTGTACAGAAGTGGAAGGGCACTAATTTCTTGAAACCTGTAATTAATAGTTGTCTAAAAATTTGCAGGCTTATATTTAACATCCATTGCCCTTTTCCACACGCCTTCGTACTTTGATTGACCTTCTCAACGACGTATAATTCATTAGTCATCGCTGGTCCCTTTTCTTCCTATCATTTTGACAATTCTACCCCTCATGGTTTTCCTTCCTCATTAAAAGTACCCCAGAACCCACCGCATTGTTTCCTCTTAAATTACCATTGTCCCCCGTAAAGACCAATTAAAGTGGACAAGATTTGAACTTTTCCATTGAAATGACGCCGTTATCCCTCATCACCTTCCTAATGCTTCGTAATAAAATCTACCTGCTTCCTTCGGACCTTCCTTCACTGTGACCGTTTTACCCCTCGCCTACCTTCCTAGAAGCCCATGTACAGCTCCAAGAAAATGGTCTTGACATTCCTTCCTTACCTGTATCCTAGTTGTCTTCCATGGCCTCTCCATCTCGGAAATACCATCTGCCCACCTATTTATAGACGCACCCATCCATTCATTTCTCATCCTCAGCAAAACCCACATCTCAATTCTCCAATTATATCTCTATTTTTCTCCAACTTCATAGATGGCGTCCTCACAAAACCAAAACCCATCCCCCAACTTCCATGACTACCTGCCTCTTATGGCCCACAAGCTGGGCGGCGATGGCCTAATCGGGGAGCTATGCAATGGGTTCAATCTTCTGATGGATAGTGAAAAGGGTGTGATCACTTTCGACAGTCTGAAAAGAAATTCTGCTCTATTGGGATTGCAAGACTTGAGTGATGATGATTTGAGGTGTATGTTAAAGGAAGGTGATTTTGATTGTGACGGCGCACTCAATCAGATGGAGTTCTGCGTTCTTATGTTTAGATTAAGCCCTGAGTTGATGGAGGAGTCCCGGTTTTTGCTAGAGGAGGCTCTTCTACAGGAGTTGAAGGATTTTTCTTATTGAATCTGTATTATTCTTGGGCTTTGATTTcccatttggatttttttttgtttgatattCTTTTGTTGGATCTAATATTTACTGATGCTA
The Hevea brasiliensis isolate MT/VB/25A 57/8 chromosome 15, ASM3005281v1, whole genome shotgun sequence genome window above contains:
- the LOC110653370 gene encoding calcium-binding protein KRP1: MASSQNQNPSPNFHDYLPLMAHKLGGDGLIGELCNGFNLLMDSEKGVITFDSLKRNSALLGLQDLSDDDLRCMLKEGDFDCDGALNQMEFCVLMFRLSPELMEESRFLLEEALLQELKDFSY